One part of the Ktedonobacterales bacterium genome encodes these proteins:
- a CDS encoding PLD nuclease N-terminal domain-containing protein, giving the protein MRFWDWFWLFFWLFLIVVPVTALWVSIMIDLVKRPDLVGWRKALWALAVICFPLLGALAYLIARPAGSAWEMSAQERRRADEQRVRNAIEGGGVVPN; this is encoded by the coding sequence ATGCGGTTTTGGGACTGGTTCTGGTTGTTCTTCTGGCTCTTTCTCATCGTCGTTCCGGTTACGGCGCTGTGGGTCTCGATCATGATTGATCTGGTCAAACGGCCTGATCTGGTGGGCTGGAGGAAGGCGCTGTGGGCGCTTGCCGTGATCTGTTTCCCCCTGCTGGGCGCGCTGGCCTATCTGATCGCGCGCCCTGCGGGGTCTGCATGGGAGATGAGCGCGCAGGAGCGACGGCGCGCGGATGAGCAGCGCGTGAGAAACGCGATTGAAGGCGGTGGGGTCGTCCCAAACTAA
- a CDS encoding DUF1269 domain-containing protein codes for MSNLIAITYPDEYRAAEVMATLRRLSGAYLIDLEDAVYVTKDAQSKIKLYQSRNLTGEAAGAGALWGALIGLIFFMPIAGAAIGAGMGALAGKFSDYGIDDNFVKQLGQNMPPNSSAIFVLVRKATPDKVLPEVSKYGGTIIQTSLPKEAEERLQAALEQGGGPKGPLMQQEQAPGPTPMA; via the coding sequence ATGAGCAATTTGATTGCTATCACGTATCCCGACGAGTATCGCGCGGCGGAGGTTATGGCAACGCTGCGGCGCTTGAGCGGCGCGTATCTGATCGATCTGGAGGATGCCGTCTATGTCACCAAAGACGCCCAGAGCAAGATCAAGCTGTATCAATCCAGGAACCTGACCGGAGAAGCCGCAGGCGCAGGCGCTTTGTGGGGCGCGTTGATCGGCCTGATCTTCTTTATGCCTATCGCGGGGGCAGCCATCGGGGCAGGTATGGGCGCGCTCGCTGGCAAGTTCAGCGATTATGGCATTGACGACAATTTTGTGAAACAGCTCGGCCAGAACATGCCCCCGAACAGTTCGGCCATTTTCGTGCTGGTGCGCAAGGCCACGCCTGATAAGGTGCTGCCAGAGGTCAGTAAGTATGGCGGCACAATCATCCAGACTTCTCTGCCGAAGGAGGCTGAGGAGCGGCTTCAGGCGGCGCTGGAGCAAGGAGGCGGGCCAAAGGGTCCGTTGATGCAGCAGGAGCAGGCGCCCGGCCCAACGCCGATGGCATAA